In Silurus meridionalis isolate SWU-2019-XX chromosome 28, ASM1480568v1, whole genome shotgun sequence, the genomic window AAATACGTATCATAGGATGATTACAGAACAGCCTTCATGAACTCATCATCAGGTCAACAGTATCCAAGTGAGATTTTTAACCCAATtggtcttattattattattaatattaggcCTTTCAATCCACCCAATTCAACACATTTGAGGATGTAGTAAGCAGCTAACGAACTGATTTATTCGCTGGCTTACAGCtgggaaaataaaaacctgtcaCACAATAGATGTCCTCAACCAAAATCTAGGAATTCTTTTCCaattgaaaaatgaatgaaactaGTGTTTTGTAACAATAGCACTTATAGGTGTGTGATTAATAAGGATTTGCATTTCTGGTCTACCAAAACCCTTCCCCCCACCCCAGACTCAACAATTGACCCTTTGTAGCTTCAAAATAACTCTGAACAGTAATTCACTGTATGTGAGATTCTAGAAATATAGCGAAatagtaaatatttatatataagaacattttgaaagaaaaaaaaaacaaattagccTGCATATTAATAATGACCCCAACATATATGGATCCGATCTTGAGCCCTGGGCCAAAAGTGGAGTAATAATGGAGGCCCATTGTAAGTGCTCTTTACTGCTTAATgttagatgaaataaaaccaccAAACTGAGTTAGGAATGTTTAAAGTACGAGCACCCTAATTGCTTGAAAAGATTGCTTGAAAAGGGATCAGCAAAGGGGCACAAACTGAGTGGTaggaaaaaatgtattgcatctgtgtgtgtaagcTTACCCTGTGACCATAGGCAAATTCTGAAAGTCAGATGtacacacacccaacacacacacagccaacaaGGTAGTACAGTACAACCCATACCCAAAGATTTTGGTACAggcagagacacacagaggCACATCAACACACCCACAAAgacacacgagcacacacacacccttttcaCATAAATTTTCTCAAGGGCATCTGTTACACACTGCATGAATAGCCACTTGTTCATCCTTTAGATACATTACATGGTTACAGAGTATACAAATTTAGAACAGCGAATCCAGTAAATGTGTGATCTAATAAGCTAGGAATGCATCTGTTTCTATATTAGCAATCCTGGTTTTGAGTCAACTATCTGTACTTTCTGTTTTCGGCAAAAAAGTATCAATTGAGCTCTTATTAAGATTCACCACTGTATCTTCACTGTATCTTGATGGTGAAATTACACTTATCAAGATTCACTATCAAGTTTACTGTAACCTGTTCTTTGATTGAAATGATGTTAAAATGAATGTCAGCTTTTTTCTAGTGTATGTCTATCTTTGTATATTTAAGAATTTGGAAGGTCTACAGTGGGCAATCAACTTCGCCCTCCTACTGTTGTTTAATTGCATCTATTATGGTTGTTATTATAGTCATTATATTTGTTATTCAAGTCAGAACTTTGATTTGTATAAATGGTAGTGTCCATTATGGTATCTATTTGCAAGATTGGGGTCTGGGGGGGATGTGCTGATTAAGTTTAGCTCATGAGTGCAAAGCGACGCATAGGATATTCAGTATACAAGGGATGTAGTGCAATTATTATCTATATCAGGATCTGCcagtatctgtatctgtatttaGATTTAGTCCTACAGTGGGCATGGCCTACATACAGGCTTCACTTACTTTTTCCGTTTAAATCTTAGTTGACAAAAACTATGTTGTTCCAGCATATTGTGCCATGTGGCCATTCGGACAAGGGTGTTTAGCATGCATGAATCATCTGGTGACTTGCTGCCATATtgcaaatttgtgtgtgtgtgtgtgtactatttGTGCGTGTTGCTTTATCACTCTCCTGCCTTCATCTTTCCCCTCCCCCCTCTGTCTAGCACCTTATCACGCCTTCTATCCaaatttggggggaaaaaaccttTATTAGAATGACAGGTCTGGTCAGACACAAACCTAATTTGTCATGGCAAAACAATGCATTGGCACAAACAATATTCATATGAAAATAATACCATTAGACCAAAGAGGTTCAGCATCCTCTACTCTACAGCTGGGAATGCTTCGTGCCCCCTTTTTCATGAGAAAATTACCACTCAAATATGGCTCATTCAGATGTGAGTCTCCtccaacccccccccccctctctccctttctccgtCTGTCTCGctcccttctttctcttctcctttcgCCATGTTATGAGGCCCCAATCTACCAGCTGATAGCAGCATTCCCTGGCATAGTGCCAACTGGCAGccaagcaagagagagagagagaatgaaagaaaattagTGAGTAATAGAGGGaggaggagtgaaagagagaaaaggagaggggGATGGGAGTCTATCGAGGtgaaaagatggaaagaaagaatgaacaaTAATGGTGTATTaaagaggagagaaggaggGCAGGAAAGAGTGTTATTGATATTGTAGTGGCAGAGACGCGGTTGAACTATAATATCAACCGGCCAAGTTGATCTCGTACGCACGCAAACCGATCGCATTTGCACAAATACCTAAATTCGTATGCACTCTCTGTGTgcaaaaatagaaacatactgTCATcaacagagaaaaacacaaactgtCACAAACTGTGactcacacatacagaaacacagatGCACCCACACATGTTCCTCTATTCAGCATATTTTTGCCACAATTATTAGTGAGCTTACTTTTCTTTCAAAATTTTTTCATGCTGTCTGGACACGTCCTCATACGGAGCATATTTCTTGTCCTGGTCTGCATATGTGTGCGTGCTTGTGTCAATGAAGGTGTTTTTGCATGTGTTATTGTGATGTAACACATTTAGCTTTGCCTGGAAAGTCAGACTGGGTAATAGATTATAATTACTTTCTTATTTAGACAGCTACTATATatgtgggtctgtgtgtgtgtgtgtgtgtgtgcaggaagggTGTGTGGGGGAAATCAAAACATCTCGCGCCCATCCTGTTTAGGATAGTTTGTGTCCTGCTGTACCCTTAGCTTTTACATATTATTCAGGCATGCATACTCGTACATACAATGCCCATGGCACACATTCAAATCATATATTCTAAAATTTGCAATAGAATCATTTGCTCACACTCGGAACCAACTGTGATCTCTTTgtatatgcatacacacatgcttTTGTTTTGCAGGTGGTGTCAGAGGCCATTTCAGACGTGCATCCTCTCTCATCTAAGGAAGCAAATGATGGAATACACACTTTATTAGTGAGTACCCACTCTATTCCATAAGAGAGGCTTGGTCATATTTATGTTTGTCATTTAACATGTTGGCATGACATCTTTTTCAAACAAATGACTCTTGTTACTCTCTGTCTGACACAGAGTATGGATTCTCCTAGAGAATGTGTGATTGCCCTCTCTTCTGAGGTTCCCCTGTCCCCTCCCTCAATGCCATCACTAGATGACAGCCCCCACACCTTGCCACAAAGCCCTCACTCTGCCCAATCTAGCCCTCTAACCAGCTCATATACACAACTGTCACCTTTTGCTGGTGCCAACCAgcatgatgaagaggaggaggaggaggaggagctgtCAGGTTCACCATCTCCCAGTACACTTGTTGCATTGTTTCCAGAAGAAGAGCAGTTGTGTACTCCCTCTTCGGAGAGCAGTCCACCAGCCACTCCATCTGCACCAACATCTGGGTTTGGAGCACTGGAGCAGGTTCTTTTTTCTGGGGATGGTCCCACCTGCAATGATGAACTAGATCTGCAGctttttaacagtgaaggtCTGGCTGTGCAGGGAGGTTCTACCAGTGGCCCTGCTCTCAGGTACCCTTGTCATGTTTGTGGAAAGAGGTTTCGCTTCCAGAGCATACTGTCCCTGCATGCCCGAGCTCATAGTTTGGACAGGGATCGTCAGACCACTGCCCTGTACAAAAATGCACATGTTAAGACAGATAAAAACTGTTTTAGTAATACTgttatacagaaacacagaaagcttAATCCGAATTTTATATCGTCATATAAGTCGTTTCACCAGAATCAGAGAGAAGAGCCTGTACCAGAGGATCCTTGCCAAACAGTCAATAGCCCTCAGTTTGAAATGGATGAAACCACACCACTGACTCCACCTCTAACAGAAGAAACACCATCCTCTTCAACCTTTTCTCCATTAGGGTCTGTCTTTGCGGAAGATCCCGTCCCATCTGTGGCAGCTCCTGCCTTCCGCTGCCATGCATGTAAGGGTAAATTCCGCACGGCCTCTGAGCTTGCCCGTCACGTGCGAATCCTCCATAACCCCTACAAGTGTACATTGTGCCCCTTTTCAGCCAGTAAGGAGGAACGTCTAGCTGTTCACCTACAGGAAAGCCACCCACCTGAAGAGCCTGCTTCACATCCAGTCTTCCCTTCAAGTCCAGTCACATTGCAACCATCTTCATCACAAGCACCTGCTGTTCCAGCCTTTCGCTGTGAGACGTGTGGTCAGCGGTTTACCCAGTCTTGGTTCCTTAAAGGTCATATGCGCAAACACAAAGCCTCTCTTGACCACAAGTGCCAGGTTTGTGGACGTGGTTTTAAGGAGCCCTGGTTTCTCAAGAACCATATGAAAGTGCACCTAAACAAACTGGGCCTGAAGGCAGGTCTTGGAGATCTGGGACCTTCAGGGTCTGAACATTCCACAGGTGCTGCTGGGAAGCATGCTTTAGGGGCTCTTTATTCCAATGTGCTCCTGGCACATAGTGTGGCAAGCGGTAGTGCAAAGACACTAAATCGGACAGAGAGGTCAGAATTCAGTGAAGGATCAAGCAGATCTTCAGTTTGGGGTTACCTCAGGTTGCCAAATGAGAGCAGTGCGGCTAGTTGCATGGAAAGGCTTCAGGCAGTGGCTCAGGTAGCTGAGATGGGTAACGGTGGAGAAAGAGGTGGAGCAGAGACACTGGATGGACGAGAGCAGGCAGCTATGTGGGAACTGGTCGCGCATAGACTTGCAGCTGTGAAGCAGAGCCAGCAACAGCAGAGATCCCAGGCACAGCACCAATACTCCTCTTCACAGGGTACTGCTGTTGGGGAAGCTGAGCAGATGCATGCCTACATAGGTGGCCTTGGCTTTAAAGAGGACCTGGAAGCCTCCAGGGGCCCTTGGGAGTGCCCTGACTGTGGGAAGCTTTTTCAGAATCTTCAGCAGGTAGTGGCTCATGCTCGTGTTCATTCTCAGAGACCCCGGAAGTATAGACGTGTACATGGGAGTGTTAGAAAAGAAGAGGATGGTGTACAAAAAAACGTGAGTCTCCAAGCAAGAGAAGGACAAGGGCACAGAAATGAAGGCAGACAAGATTCTCAACCTCTTCAGTCAGGAGTGGGAGCATCCGCAGGGTTCCATTCTTCCATAGCACAGCTCTCTGGTAAGT contains:
- the znf219 gene encoding zinc finger protein 219 → MTCLVINLLAASPVVSEAISDVHPLSSKEANDGIHTLLSMDSPRECVIALSSEVPLSPPSMPSLDDSPHTLPQSPHSAQSSPLTSSYTQLSPFAGANQHDEEEEEEEELSGSPSPSTLVALFPEEEQLCTPSSESSPPATPSAPTSGFGALEQVLFSGDGPTCNDELDLQLFNSEGLAVQGGSTSGPALRYPCHVCGKRFRFQSILSLHARAHSLDRDRQTTALYKNAHVKTDKNCFSNTVIQKHRKLNPNFISSYKSFHQNQREEPVPEDPCQTVNSPQFEMDETTPLTPPLTEETPSSSTFSPLGSVFAEDPVPSVAAPAFRCHACKGKFRTASELARHVRILHNPYKCTLCPFSASKEERLAVHLQESHPPEEPASHPVFPSSPVTLQPSSSQAPAVPAFRCETCGQRFTQSWFLKGHMRKHKASLDHKCQVCGRGFKEPWFLKNHMKVHLNKLGLKAGLGDLGPSGSEHSTGAAGKHALGALYSNVLLAHSVASGSAKTLNRTERSEFSEGSSRSSVWGYLRLPNESSAASCMERLQAVAQVAEMGNGGERGGAETLDGREQAAMWELVAHRLAAVKQSQQQQRSQAQHQYSSSQGTAVGEAEQMHAYIGGLGFKEDLEASRGPWECPDCGKLFQNLQQVVAHARVHSQRPRKYRRVHGSVRKEEDGVQKNVSLQAREGQGHRNEGRQDSQPLQSGVGASAGFHSSIAQLSGDNGLRGNSFGPSRERVRGTGMKDCPYCGKSFRSSHHLKVHLRVHTGERPYKCPHCDYAGTQSGSLKYHLQRHHRERNAMANSPSSSSSSLPPSLSGSPREKQHRPSTANQGSFPTFRHSQTLAPGSSEQKESHLKSREAQKEKKLESQYRFLSGMMKELYPGGLEVGWRGETPPPKLPKMSRRKPLVTSRMMPANGYQGSSNSSAFQECGPLDLSRRPVSSVGAVEQVREAVNSSDSPAGGTKGDGDILNQCVFCPFRTSSSELMAMHLQVNHTSKSRRKRGSLVPSDNHSSRLTLYGMNHDPLALWKFLSEGDEIMAMDEWIKYRSRSENGVSLEDGEMEPTKQGLKLGDFKVDSAEVHETKDIEDGLETNSNLKASAHQQDMTNILSDMMQEDLSEHGGKLVKN